In Deinococcus psychrotolerans, a genomic segment contains:
- a CDS encoding RNA methyltransferase, whose product MPSVTVPNLNLAVVLVSPKTSGNVGAAARAMLNMGASDLRIVAPRCDYKDSASRAMAVHAASLLDSAKIYATLKEAVAECDLVVGTSARIRADLAPPQHPAQVRPLVLAAQSAALVFGPEESGLNNADLELCRVTMLVPTAAYASLNLAQAVLLTCYEFLQAERPRVAGPTTLTEEDTPLAFPSRKTALSSEMEGLYSHLREVMMLTGYTDAVRARHTLRLWRVALDRGALSSAEVRLARGLLRQVQWKVGRVQAEGAEPEEVQDAPTEPQTETPQSSS is encoded by the coding sequence ATGCCCAGCGTGACTGTGCCCAACTTGAACCTTGCCGTCGTCCTGGTCTCTCCCAAAACTTCAGGCAATGTCGGCGCGGCGGCGCGGGCGATGCTCAACATGGGAGCCAGCGATCTCAGAATTGTCGCGCCCCGCTGCGATTACAAAGACTCGGCCAGCCGGGCGATGGCTGTCCACGCCGCCTCCCTGCTCGACAGCGCCAAAATCTACGCCACCCTCAAAGAAGCGGTGGCCGAGTGTGATCTGGTGGTGGGTACCAGTGCCCGCATCCGCGCCGACCTCGCCCCGCCGCAACACCCGGCCCAAGTCCGGCCTCTGGTGCTGGCCGCACAGTCGGCGGCTTTGGTGTTCGGGCCGGAGGAATCGGGCCTGAACAATGCCGACCTCGAACTTTGCCGCGTCACGATGTTGGTGCCGACAGCGGCTTACGCCAGCCTCAACCTCGCCCAAGCGGTGCTGCTGACCTGCTACGAGTTTTTGCAGGCCGAGCGTCCCAGAGTGGCTGGCCCCACCACACTCACGGAGGAGGACACTCCACTAGCGTTTCCAAGCCGCAAAACGGCGCTGAGCAGCGAGATGGAAGGGCTGTACAGCCACCTCCGAGAAGTGATGATGCTCACCGGCTATACCGACGCGGTGCGGGCGCGGCACACTTTGCGGCTCTGGCGGGTGGCGCTTGACCGGGGCGCGTTGAGCTCAGCGGAAGTGCGGCTGGCCCGTGGACTGCTGCGGCAAGTTCAGTGGAAAGTCGGGCGCGTTCAGGCCGAGGGAGCCGAGCCAGAAGAAGTGCAAGACGCGCCCACCGAGCCGCAAACAGAAACTCCACAAAGTTCATCCTGA
- a CDS encoding GAF domain-containing sensor histidine kinase, which yields MSVPPSAPEYLASGLETAEHTPLSRTVLLTRNLMPLLIVLVVVTYEEWFIPLGDANFGRLAHLAFYGLAGPLVTFFTIQWIAEGVQAREQAEGELRGLYAELSASHQRMSALQHLMREVSEPADLESLLDVAVRGTQAATGAVSVQAKLRGNVQDEQGVASRSAQEGLSRQLGEGGRYLVNETLRVSGEHLGELTLSFDTPPSSDTRELISAISSELGSAVVSTQRRTRDLITLFEVDQSIRAERNMQRLLARVTGTIAGRVQASARAAFLTDQDGVLRLEYARDPSGVIRSGGPLPDFVRRVAEGGQPGVASPAEAAEMFPGVKAALGLPLHAEDGLVGVIVLGGDGLEQERTPLLALLASQATLAVRNARAYLYSEELAIGEERNRIAREIHDGVAQSLAFCAIKLDVVGRQISSNPAQALLGVQEAGALLREQIREVRRSIFALRPIDLERYGLLETVRRYVLDFGEQHRVKVQLDIQGDIHLAPGDEAVIFRILQESLNNVAKHAKAANVVVSLIGNHSVRLTVEDDGQGFDFSQVSGRVSSAGGLGLTQMRERVETRGGQYRVESGEGRGTKIEARLPQA from the coding sequence GTGAGCGTGCCTCCCTCTGCCCCCGAATACCTTGCCAGCGGTTTAGAAACTGCCGAGCACACACCGCTGTCGCGCACGGTGCTGCTGACCCGCAACCTGATGCCGCTCTTGATCGTGCTGGTGGTGGTGACTTACGAGGAGTGGTTTATTCCGCTGGGCGACGCCAACTTTGGCCGCTTGGCACACCTGGCGTTTTACGGCCTCGCCGGGCCGCTGGTCACCTTTTTTACCATTCAGTGGATCGCCGAGGGTGTGCAGGCCCGCGAACAAGCCGAGGGCGAGCTGCGCGGCCTGTACGCCGAGCTCAGCGCCTCGCACCAGCGCATGAGCGCTCTGCAACACCTGATGCGCGAGGTCTCCGAACCTGCCGACCTCGAAAGCTTACTGGACGTGGCGGTGCGCGGCACTCAGGCAGCCACCGGCGCGGTGTCGGTGCAGGCCAAACTGCGCGGCAACGTTCAAGACGAGCAGGGCGTGGCGAGCCGCAGCGCTCAGGAAGGACTGAGCCGCCAACTCGGTGAAGGGGGGCGCTACCTCGTCAACGAAACCCTGCGGGTCAGCGGCGAGCACTTGGGCGAACTGACCCTGAGCTTTGACACCCCGCCCAGCAGCGACACCCGCGAACTGATTTCGGCGATCAGTTCGGAATTGGGCAGCGCGGTGGTCAGCACCCAGCGGCGTACCCGCGATTTGATTACCCTGTTTGAAGTCGATCAGTCGATCCGCGCCGAGCGCAATATGCAGCGCTTACTGGCCCGCGTCACCGGCACCATCGCCGGACGGGTACAGGCCAGCGCCCGCGCCGCGTTTCTGACGGATCAAGACGGCGTGCTGCGGCTCGAATATGCCCGTGACCCGAGCGGCGTCATCCGCAGCGGCGGCCCGCTCCCCGATTTCGTGCGGCGGGTGGCCGAGGGTGGGCAGCCAGGTGTAGCCAGCCCCGCAGAGGCGGCCGAGATGTTTCCCGGTGTGAAGGCGGCGCTGGGCCTGCCCCTGCACGCCGAAGACGGCCTAGTGGGCGTGATCGTGCTGGGCGGTGACGGCCTCGAGCAGGAGCGCACGCCGCTGCTGGCGCTGCTGGCTTCACAGGCGACGTTGGCAGTTAGAAATGCCCGCGCTTACCTCTACTCGGAAGAGCTGGCCATCGGTGAGGAGCGCAACCGCATCGCCCGCGAAATTCACGACGGAGTGGCGCAGTCGCTGGCATTTTGCGCCATCAAGCTGGACGTGGTGGGCCGCCAGATCAGCAGCAACCCCGCTCAGGCGCTGCTGGGCGTGCAGGAAGCCGGAGCGCTGCTGCGCGAGCAGATTCGGGAGGTGCGGCGCAGCATATTCGCGCTGCGGCCCATCGACTTAGAACGCTACGGCTTACTCGAAACGGTGCGGCGCTATGTGCTGGATTTTGGCGAACAGCACCGCGTCAAAGTGCAGCTCGACATTCAAGGTGACATTCACCTCGCACCCGGCGACGAGGCCGTGATTTTCCGCATTTTGCAGGAGAGTCTCAACAACGTCGCCAAGCACGCCAAAGCCGCCAACGTGGTGGTCAGTTTGATCGGCAACCACAGCGTCCGGCTGACCGTGGAAGACGACGGACAGGGCTTTGACTTCTCGCAGGTTTCAGGACGGGTCAGCAGCGCGGGCGGCTTGGGCCTGACCCAGATGCGCGAACGGGTCGAAACGCGCGGCGGTCAGTACCGAGTAGAAAGCGGCGAAGGACGCGGCACCAAGATCGAGGCACGGCTGCCGCAGGCTTAG
- a CDS encoding endonuclease MutS2: MPFDAHALETLDYPRVRAALSERAATRMGVELAQRLCPVSDQTQIKRELDELEDALFGVALSLGGIGDVRELRERANEGRVLSGSELLEVAYALDAAMSVRRSITSNSRGPLLRLANLLGEHSLLVRRVLESLDRDGQVRDDASHKLREIRRKVEPLRTRIRERLTNSLEKWADVLQDNLITIRRDRYVLPVQASRVGQVQGIIVDASATGQTYFVEPASVTPLNNELTRLLLDEEAEVRRILTELSGLVASDSEIALTIVTIGELDLIAAKAALARDWRLNRPEIAPQAVYAMQEARHPLIENPVPNDLSLGENGTNLLLITGPNMGGKTATLKTLGLAVLMHQSGMYVAASRARLAVVDDVLVDVGDEQSLEESLSTFAAHLQHLRYVLKYASPSTLILIDELGSGTDPAEGAALAQAMIEQLLTQDTRGVITSHLAPLKLFALETPGLKNASMGFDLEALAPTYQLQVGQPGRSYALSIARRMGIPGNVMTRAETILGPEGGLLERLLENLEVERRQLSQELEVAKTARREAVIERDRMHSQRQDIETRRGELLAEASQKAEAAYSQALEQVRGLRARARDESARPRVMQELRDLRRASQQERPQQSQPPEPKGDPLKVGSSVNVPAYGAAGQVMEVRGDELVVQLGVMKVNVRRRDVRLKEEINPAILARSFSGRTPSNFQTELQLRGQHVEEAIEELRSTIGEAAALRETPLRVVHGKGQGVLRRLIRDFLKADKRVESFHDAEPNQGGHGVTIVNLKV; the protein is encoded by the coding sequence GTGCCGTTTGATGCCCACGCCCTAGAAACCTTAGATTATCCCCGCGTCCGCGCCGCCCTCAGCGAGCGGGCCGCCACCCGCATGGGCGTAGAGCTGGCCCAGCGCCTTTGTCCAGTCTCCGACCAGACGCAGATCAAGCGCGAACTCGACGAACTCGAAGACGCCCTGTTCGGTGTTGCCTTGTCTCTGGGCGGTATCGGCGACGTGCGCGAACTGCGCGAGCGGGCCAACGAAGGCCGGGTGCTGTCCGGCTCGGAGTTGCTCGAAGTCGCTTACGCCTTAGATGCCGCCATGTCGGTGCGCCGCAGCATCACCAGCAACTCGCGGGGGCCGCTGCTGCGGCTGGCCAACCTGCTCGGCGAACACAGCCTGCTGGTGCGCCGGGTGCTCGAAAGCCTAGACCGCGACGGTCAGGTGCGCGACGACGCCTCGCACAAGCTGCGTGAGATCCGGCGCAAAGTCGAGCCGCTGCGAACCCGCATCCGCGAGAGATTAACCAACAGTCTCGAAAAATGGGCCGACGTGCTGCAAGATAACCTGATCACCATCCGCCGTGACCGCTACGTGCTGCCGGTGCAGGCCAGCCGCGTTGGGCAGGTGCAGGGCATTATCGTGGACGCCTCGGCCACCGGGCAGACCTACTTTGTCGAACCGGCCAGCGTCACTCCGCTCAACAACGAACTGACCCGCCTGCTGCTCGACGAGGAAGCTGAGGTGCGCCGCATCCTCACCGAACTCAGCGGCTTGGTGGCCTCCGACAGCGAAATTGCCCTGACCATCGTAACGATTGGCGAGCTGGACTTGATCGCAGCTAAGGCAGCCCTGGCCCGCGACTGGCGGCTGAACCGGCCCGAAATTGCGCCCCAGGCCGTCTACGCCATGCAGGAAGCCCGACACCCCCTGATCGAAAATCCGGTGCCGAACGACCTGAGCCTGGGCGAGAACGGCACCAACTTGCTGCTGATCACCGGCCCCAACATGGGCGGCAAGACCGCCACCCTCAAAACGCTGGGCCTGGCCGTGCTGATGCACCAATCCGGCATGTACGTGGCCGCCAGCCGCGCCCGCCTCGCTGTCGTGGACGACGTGCTGGTGGACGTGGGAGACGAGCAGAGTCTGGAAGAGAGCCTGTCCACGTTTGCGGCTCACTTGCAGCACCTGCGTTACGTGCTCAAATATGCCTCGCCCAGTACCCTGATCCTGATCGACGAGCTGGGCAGCGGAACCGACCCCGCCGAGGGCGCGGCGCTGGCCCAGGCCATGATCGAGCAACTGCTGACCCAGGACACGCGGGGCGTGATCACCTCGCACCTCGCGCCGCTCAAGCTGTTCGCCTTGGAGACGCCCGGTCTCAAAAATGCCAGCATGGGCTTTGATCTGGAAGCGCTCGCGCCGACCTATCAGCTTCAGGTGGGACAGCCGGGGCGCAGCTACGCGCTCTCGATTGCCCGCCGCATGGGCATTCCCGGCAACGTGATGACCCGCGCCGAAACCATCCTGGGGCCGGAAGGCGGCTTACTGGAGCGCCTGCTGGAGAATCTGGAAGTCGAGCGTCGCCAGCTTTCACAGGAACTTGAGGTCGCCAAAACGGCCCGCCGTGAAGCGGTGATCGAGCGTGACCGGATGCACAGCCAGCGCCAGGACATCGAGACGCGCCGGGGTGAATTGCTGGCCGAGGCCTCGCAAAAAGCTGAGGCGGCGTATTCGCAAGCGCTCGAACAGGTGCGGGGCCTGCGTGCCCGCGCCCGTGACGAGTCGGCCCGTCCCCGCGTGATGCAGGAACTGCGCGATTTGCGCCGTGCTTCGCAGCAAGAGCGCCCCCAGCAAAGCCAGCCCCCCGAGCCGAAGGGCGATCCGCTGAAAGTCGGCAGCAGCGTCAACGTTCCGGCTTACGGCGCGGCAGGGCAGGTGATGGAAGTGCGCGGCGACGAACTGGTGGTGCAGCTCGGCGTGATGAAAGTCAATGTGCGCCGCCGCGATGTGCGCCTCAAAGAAGAAATCAACCCGGCGATTCTTGCCCGCAGCTTTAGTGGCCGCACGCCCAGTAACTTCCAGACTGAATTGCAACTGCGCGGCCAGCACGTCGAGGAAGCCATCGAGGAGCTTCGCAGCACCATCGGCGAGGCGGCGGCGCTGCGCGAAACGCCCTTGCGGGTGGTTCACGGCAAGGGACAGGGCGTTCTTCGCCGCTTAATCCGCGATTTCCTCAAGGCCGACAAGCGGGTGGAGAGTTTTCACGACGCCGAGCCGAATCAGGGCGGGCACGGCGTCACGATTGTCAATTTGAAGGTGTGA
- a CDS encoding aminopeptidase has protein sequence MTQPNSSELSFEQKLQNYADLAVQVGLGLSAGQRVLVQSPVDSAPLARAIVRSAYKAGASFADVRWDDDDVQKARFELAPEDSFGEISKWRVDAELETANAGGAVIAIRATNPNLHAGANPVNLATHQRALSTYRKPYSLQVMTNQLNWNLITAPLPESAQLIFPEASPEEAVQLYWDAIFKATRADQADPVGAWKEHLGKLHARKQILTDKQYAALHFKGGETDLTVGLADDHIWGGGTSFTPSGTEFTANMPTEEVWTAPHRLRTEGTVVSTKPLSYNGVLLSGIRVHFEGGRVVEASAESGQDVLRQLIDTDEGSHRLGEVALVPNSSPISQSGLFFYNTLYDENAASHIAIGSAYRFNIEGGVENSDTFDAKGGNDSLLHVDWMIGSPEMNVDGITKDGSREPVMRAGEFVI, from the coding sequence ATGACCCAACCAAATTCGAGTGAACTGAGCTTCGAGCAAAAACTTCAGAATTACGCTGACCTCGCCGTGCAGGTGGGACTGGGCCTGAGCGCAGGCCAGCGGGTGCTGGTGCAGTCGCCAGTGGACAGTGCGCCCCTGGCCCGCGCCATCGTCAGAAGCGCTTATAAGGCCGGAGCCAGCTTTGCCGACGTGCGCTGGGACGACGACGACGTTCAAAAAGCCCGCTTTGAACTCGCCCCAGAAGATAGCTTTGGTGAAATCAGCAAGTGGCGGGTGGACGCCGAGCTGGAAACCGCCAACGCGGGCGGCGCAGTGATCGCCATTCGGGCCACCAATCCCAACTTGCACGCGGGGGCAAATCCTGTAAACCTCGCCACCCATCAGCGGGCCTTGTCTACTTACCGCAAACCGTACAGCCTGCAGGTCATGACCAACCAGCTCAACTGGAACCTGATCACCGCGCCGCTGCCGGAAAGCGCCCAGCTGATCTTTCCCGAAGCCAGCCCCGAAGAAGCTGTCCAGCTGTACTGGGACGCCATCTTCAAAGCCACCCGCGCCGATCAAGCTGACCCGGTGGGCGCATGGAAAGAGCACTTGGGCAAGCTGCACGCCCGCAAGCAAATCCTGACCGATAAGCAATACGCGGCGCTGCACTTCAAGGGGGGAGAAACCGACTTGACAGTGGGCCTCGCCGATGACCACATCTGGGGCGGCGGCACCAGTTTCACGCCCAGCGGCACCGAATTTACTGCCAACATGCCCACCGAAGAAGTCTGGACGGCCCCGCACCGCCTGCGCACCGAGGGCACGGTGGTCAGCACCAAACCGCTGAGCTACAACGGCGTGCTGCTGTCGGGCATTCGCGTCCACTTTGAAGGCGGGCGGGTGGTGGAAGCCAGCGCCGAGAGCGGGCAAGACGTGCTCCGGCAACTCATCGACACCGACGAGGGCAGCCACCGCCTCGGGGAAGTCGCTTTGGTGCCGAATTCCTCACCGATCAGCCAGAGCGGCTTGTTTTTCTATAACACCCTTTACGACGAAAACGCCGCCTCACACATCGCCATCGGCAGTGCCTACCGCTTTAACATCGAGGGCGGCGTGGAAAACAGCGACACCTTTGACGCCAAGGGCGGGAACGACTCGCTGCTGCACGTCGACTGGATGATCGGCAGCCCGGAGATGAACGTGGACGGGATTACCAAAGATGGCAGCCGCGAACCCGTGATGCGGGCGGGCGAGTTCGTCATCTGA
- a CDS encoding PA2169 family four-helix-bundle protein, producing the protein MTMTTDQVNDKLQYLLGTLRDGEKGFNEAAEHAHDASLKQLFQTRSAQRSEMISAIETHLMQGGEKPKSGGSVVAALHRTWINVRDAVTGKDDTSVIAETVRGEDAAISNYQDVLKETELPSEVRSLVEGQYAQIQSSDAELKALKQQYEAKS; encoded by the coding sequence ATGACCATGACCACCGATCAAGTGAACGATAAACTGCAATACCTCCTCGGCACGCTGCGCGACGGCGAAAAGGGCTTTAATGAAGCCGCCGAACATGCCCACGATGCCAGCCTCAAGCAACTGTTTCAGACCCGCAGTGCTCAGCGCTCCGAGATGATCAGCGCCATCGAAACCCACCTGATGCAGGGCGGTGAAAAGCCCAAGTCGGGCGGCAGCGTGGTCGCCGCGCTTCACCGCACCTGGATCAACGTGCGTGACGCCGTGACCGGCAAGGACGACACTTCGGTGATTGCCGAAACCGTGCGCGGTGAGGACGCGGCCATCAGCAACTACCAAGACGTGCTCAAAGAAACCGAGCTACCCAGCGAAGTGCGCTCGCTCGTCGAAGGCCAGTACGCCCAGATTCAGTCCAGCGACGCCGAGCTGAAGGCTCTCAAGCAGCAGTACGAAGCCAAGAGCTGA
- a CDS encoding cytochrome P450 — protein MTSPEVQPELRPALADVQAVYSRAALRDPYPLYERARSHGEVVPIPEWNAVAIFGHEEVSAVLRSPAALSGQLMAVEANAAAQGQVSEAMQLLRPMMLFHNGPSHARLRGLVSAAFTPRVVAEQEELVRGLVREILAAHQGAPFDLVDKLAVPLPVAVIAGMLGLSKDDEQQFRIWTQSVAELLGGIDTTPELLARIEADAREMRSYFRSLADDLRAKPQPGLLSALAAAEDEEGRLSSDELLANAVLLLAAGHETTSNLIGRGVLALLQQEGAWAELAALPELTNTQADELLRFTSPVQLTGRVLGAPLEIAGQSYPAGTHTMLLLAAANRDSRTFTDPDRIDLTRANAGRHLAFASGPHYCLGASLARLETRVVFGELARYPQMRVLEDKPQYRPNIVLRGLSKLMVEL, from the coding sequence ATGACCAGTCCTGAAGTTCAACCTGAGCTGCGGCCCGCCCTCGCCGACGTGCAAGCCGTGTATTCGCGGGCGGCGTTGCGCGACCCTTACCCACTTTACGAACGTGCCCGCAGTCACGGCGAGGTCGTGCCGATACCGGAATGGAACGCGGTGGCGATTTTCGGCCACGAGGAAGTCTCTGCGGTGCTGCGCTCGCCCGCTGCGCTCTCGGGGCAACTGATGGCGGTGGAAGCCAACGCTGCTGCCCAAGGCCAGGTCAGCGAGGCCATGCAACTGCTCAGGCCAATGATGCTCTTTCACAACGGCCCCTCGCACGCCCGTCTGCGCGGCTTGGTGAGCGCTGCCTTTACGCCCCGAGTGGTGGCTGAGCAGGAAGAACTGGTGCGCGGTCTGGTGCGCGAGATTTTGGCGGCGCATCAGGGCGCTCCGTTTGACCTCGTCGACAAGCTGGCCGTGCCGCTGCCGGTGGCGGTCATCGCCGGAATGCTGGGCTTGTCCAAAGACGACGAGCAGCAGTTTCGCATCTGGACGCAGAGCGTGGCCGAGCTGCTGGGCGGCATCGACACCACCCCCGAACTGCTGGCCCGCATCGAGGCAGACGCCCGCGAGATGCGCTCCTACTTCCGCAGCCTTGCTGACGACCTCCGTGCCAAGCCGCAACCGGGCCTCCTGAGCGCCCTCGCCGCCGCCGAAGATGAGGAAGGCCGCCTGAGCAGCGACGAACTGCTGGCCAACGCGGTGCTGCTGCTGGCCGCTGGGCACGAAACCACCAGCAACCTGATCGGGCGCGGCGTGCTGGCGCTGCTCCAGCAAGAAGGCGCGTGGGCCGAGTTGGCCGCTCTACCGGAACTCACCAACACCCAAGCTGATGAGCTGCTGCGCTTTACCAGCCCGGTGCAACTGACGGGCCGCGTGCTGGGAGCGCCGCTGGAGATCGCTGGGCAGAGCTACCCTGCCGGAACCCACACCATGCTGCTGTTGGCCGCCGCCAACCGCGATTCTCGCACCTTCACTGACCCTGACCGTATCGATTTGACGCGGGCCAACGCGGGGCGGCATCTGGCCTTTGCCAGCGGGCCGCACTACTGCCTCGGCGCGAGCCTCGCCCGCTTGGAAACGCGGGTGGTGTTCGGTGAACTGGCCCGCTACCCGCAGATGCGCGTGCTGGAAGACAAGCCGCAATACCGCCCCAACATCGTGCTGCGCGGCTTGAGCAAGCTGATGGTGGAGCTTTAG
- a CDS encoding M42 family metallopeptidase has protein sequence MMSNELSDFLLQLLNTPSPTGMTEQAVSLIEAEVRALGVETRRSRKGGLSWTLPGADSGAGHLALSAHADTLGAMVKAVLPNGRLRLTQLGGYDWASIEGEYVTVHGQHGVSVTGTVVNDFQSFHVFAPQLRELRRSGDNLEVRLDALTFSREDTRALGLEVGDFVSFEPRAVLTPAGYLKSRHIDNKASVAILLEVTRQLLKTPAPMTVGCFITTYEEVGHGAAPGFGEASEVIALDMAAVGRGQTSSEHHVTLCVKDSSGPYDHALGNRLRRAAQSAGIDLKMDIYPYYSSDASAAWGAGHDLPAALIGPGVDASHAYERTHLDALEATVALVLAYCHA, from the coding sequence ATGATGAGCAATGAGCTCAGCGATTTCTTGCTTCAATTACTCAATACCCCCAGCCCGACGGGCATGACCGAGCAAGCCGTGAGTTTGATTGAAGCGGAAGTGAGGGCGCTCGGCGTAGAAACGCGCCGCAGCCGCAAAGGTGGACTGTCTTGGACGCTGCCCGGTGCGGACTCCGGCGCGGGGCATCTGGCCCTCAGCGCCCACGCGGATACCCTCGGCGCGATGGTCAAAGCGGTTTTACCCAATGGGCGGCTGCGCCTGACCCAGCTCGGCGGCTACGACTGGGCCAGCATCGAGGGCGAGTACGTGACGGTTCACGGCCAACACGGTGTCAGCGTCACCGGCACGGTGGTCAACGACTTCCAGAGCTTTCACGTGTTTGCTCCGCAACTGCGCGAACTGCGCCGCAGCGGCGATAACTTGGAAGTGCGGCTGGACGCCCTCACCTTCAGCCGCGAAGACACCCGCGCTCTGGGCTTGGAGGTGGGCGATTTCGTCAGCTTTGAGCCCCGCGCCGTGCTGACACCGGCGGGCTACCTCAAGAGCCGTCACATCGACAACAAAGCCAGCGTGGCCATTTTGCTGGAGGTGACCCGGCAACTTCTCAAAACCCCCGCGCCGATGACGGTGGGCTGCTTTATCACCACCTACGAGGAAGTCGGGCACGGAGCGGCTCCGGGCTTTGGCGAGGCCAGCGAAGTGATCGCGCTGGATATGGCGGCGGTCGGGCGCGGGCAGACGAGCAGCGAACACCACGTGACGCTGTGTGTCAAAGACAGCAGCGGCCCTTATGATCACGCGCTCGGCAACCGCCTGCGCCGGGCGGCTCAGAGTGCAGGCATTGACCTCAAGATGGACATTTACCCGTACTACTCCTCGGACGCCAGCGCGGCCTGGGGAGCCGGACACGACCTGCCCGCCGCGCTGATCGGCCCCGGCGTGGATGCCAGCCACGCCTATGAGCGCACCCACCTGGACGCGCTGGAGGCGACTGTGGCGCTGGTCTTGGCGTACTGTCATGCCTAA
- a CDS encoding isochorismatase gives MSDQIAQALLVLDAQRGDHQALEDADPRAADARLGIWRRAVTQARAGGVLVVFLQRDGAVGSDHEPLTRGWTLHPDFRVEERDVLLRVENDDAFTGSPLILELRSRGVSRLSVLALPGSAAEEATQQGAQQAGFAVSRWPEEGQ, from the coding sequence ATGAGTGATCAAATCGCCCAAGCCCTTCTCGTTCTCGACGCGCAGCGCGGCGACCACCAAGCGCTCGAAGACGCCGATCCCCGCGCCGCCGACGCCCGCTTGGGGATTTGGCGCAGGGCCGTGACGCAGGCCCGCGCGGGCGGCGTGCTGGTGGTGTTTTTGCAGCGCGACGGAGCAGTGGGCAGCGACCACGAACCGCTGACACGCGGCTGGACGCTGCACCCCGATTTCCGCGTGGAGGAGCGCGACGTGCTGCTGAGGGTGGAGAACGACGACGCCTTTACAGGCAGTCCCTTGATTCTCGAACTCCGCAGCCGGGGCGTGAGCCGCCTGAGCGTGCTGGCATTGCCGGGCAGCGCCGCCGAAGAAGCCACCCAGCAAGGAGCGCAGCAAGCAGGCTTTGCGGTGAGCCGCTGGCCAGAGGAAGGTCAATGA
- a CDS encoding HesA/MoeB/ThiF family protein translates to MTAPPSPLPVSGSDPAPNALTRTELRRYGRQLLLPEFASQQEHLKAAHVLVIGAGGLGCPVIAYLAGAGVGALRISDGDTVGLSNLQRQTLFTTLDVGKSKAQLAAARAQQVNPYVRVESCDALSQDNAPALLSGIDLVIDASDNFVTRYLVHDLCTAAGLPWVWGAAGGLEGMVSVFDPTFGLRQVFPTPDGAESCDEIGVMGPLLGVIGGVMAMEALKVLTGQPDTLVNRLWTYDALSARVRVVRLTAAISSQT, encoded by the coding sequence ATGACTGCGCCGCCCTCTCCTCTCCCGGTTTCTGGCAGTGACCCGGCCCCCAATGCACTGACCCGCACCGAACTGCGGCGCTACGGACGTCAACTGTTGCTGCCCGAATTTGCCAGCCAGCAAGAACACCTCAAAGCCGCCCACGTGCTGGTCATCGGCGCGGGTGGGCTGGGCTGCCCCGTTATCGCTTACCTGGCGGGCGCGGGCGTGGGCGCGTTGCGGATCTCCGACGGCGACACGGTGGGGCTGAGCAACTTGCAGCGCCAAACACTCTTTACCACCTTAGATGTGGGCAAAAGCAAAGCCCAGCTTGCCGCCGCCCGCGCCCAGCAAGTCAATCCGTATGTCAGGGTCGAAAGCTGCGACGCACTGAGCCAAGACAATGCCCCCGCACTCCTGAGCGGCATTGATCTGGTCATCGACGCCAGCGACAATTTCGTCACCCGCTACCTCGTCCACGACTTGTGTACCGCCGCCGGACTGCCGTGGGTCTGGGGCGCAGCGGGCGGCTTAGAAGGCATGGTCAGCGTCTTTGACCCCACTTTTGGGCTGCGCCAGGTCTTTCCCACCCCAGACGGAGCCGAGTCCTGCGACGAGATCGGGGTGATGGGGCCGCTGCTGGGTGTGATCGGCGGCGTGATGGCCATGGAAGCCCTCAAGGTGCTGACCGGGCAACCGGACACCCTTGTCAATCGGCTGTGGACATACGACGCCCTGAGCGCCCGTGTGCGGGTGGTGCGCTTGACGGCCGCAATTTCATCCCAGACATAA
- a CDS encoding HU family DNA-binding protein has protein sequence MAKSTKAAAKPAPAAKAAPAPVKAAAETSEKIAKTQIIDMVADRTSLNKKQAGESVAVMLDVVVEALKEGKSVGLPGLGTFSVAKTAARQGVRPGTSEKITIPAGKKVRFKVASTLKGNL, from the coding sequence ATGGCTAAAAGTACCAAAGCGGCGGCCAAACCTGCGCCCGCTGCCAAAGCAGCACCAGCACCTGTTAAGGCTGCTGCCGAGACCAGCGAAAAGATTGCCAAGACCCAGATCATCGATATGGTCGCTGACCGCACCAGCCTCAACAAAAAGCAGGCCGGCGAGTCCGTGGCCGTCATGCTCGATGTCGTGGTCGAAGCCCTCAAAGAAGGCAAGAGCGTCGGTTTACCCGGCCTCGGCACCTTCAGCGTGGCCAAAACCGCCGCCCGTCAAGGCGTGCGCCCCGGCACCAGCGAGAAGATCACCATTCCCGCCGGTAAAAAGGTGCGCTTTAAAGTCGCCAGCACCCTCAAGGGCAACCTCTAA